Proteins from a genomic interval of Pecten maximus chromosome 13, xPecMax1.1, whole genome shotgun sequence:
- the LOC117341303 gene encoding N-alpha-acetyltransferase 50-like, translating to MTRGQTELGDITQHNLKQLKRLNQVVFPVTYNDKFYKDVLEVGELAKLAYFNDIVVGAVCCRIDVSDGQRRLYIMTLGALAPYRRLGIGTIMLEHVLKICDTDGNYDNVFLHVQVNNDVAIKFYEKFGFEIVEEKKNYYKRIEPADAYVLQKSFRNKPSEQESTDVQQEASK from the exons ATGACGAG gGGACAAACAGAATTGGGTGACATCACCCAACATAATTTAAAGCAGCTTAAAAGGCTGAATCAGGTGGTGTTTCCAGTTACGTACAATGACAAGTTTTACAAAGATGTCCTGGAAGTTGGAGAATTAGCGAAACTAG CCTACTTCAATGACATAGTGGTTGGTGCTGTATGCTGTAGGATAGATGTATCTGATGGTCAACGGAGATTGTATATAATGACATTGGGCGCCCTGGCTCCCTACCGCAGGCTGGGAATAG gGACTATCATGCTGGAACATGTACTGAAAATCTGTGATACTGATGGAAACTACGACAATGTCTTCCT ACATGTTCAAGTGAACAATGACGTTGCTATTAAGTTTTATGAGAAATTTGGATTTGAGATTGTTGAGGAGAAAAAGAACTATTACAAGCGTATCGAACCAGCAGATGCGTATGTGTTACAAAAATCCTTTCGTAATAAACCCTCGGAACAGGAATCGACAGATGTCCAGCAGGAAGCTTCCAAGTGA